A region of Sulfurimonas sp. DNA encodes the following proteins:
- a CDS encoding BatD family protein: protein MKNLGKIIFILLITHTVVFANVRASVDAKNVEIGEMVTYSLHLSGSDITRPIINSLCGVNVISTSSQTSIEMINGSVTRSNILSYKFIPQKSCVIEPMEVDIDGKIQKSNKVEVNVRKILANKDADFILILESSKKEVFVGEAFEVSLLLKQKKDAEAIDSKFTPPKLKGFWIKSESQPTRSQGKKYSITKITYKIAAQRDGQLKITSAQMRIASRSHTRDSWGSWIPKIKWKTYFSNELNIYVKKLPSGASLVGDFSISASVDKTEINSNEAINLSLKVEGNGNLEDIKSFKPYIDEINIFDEKIVIKDNVLTQEIVFVGENNFIIKPFTLKFFNPQTKQIQTISTQAINIKVKNSKIKEKLTIKKEEVKEKVIKINKKAISDYWFILIFVVGMASGALIMLLKSYKFKQKKQVVSVKEPKILLVKFLPFKNNEDVKNMMDILEKNIYEDAKIEVDKKLLKELIKRYDIS from the coding sequence ATGAAAAACCTTGGTAAAATAATTTTTATATTATTAATAACGCATACAGTTGTATTTGCTAATGTTAGAGCAAGTGTAGATGCTAAAAATGTTGAAATAGGGGAAATGGTAACATACTCTTTGCATCTATCAGGATCTGATATTACAAGACCAATTATAAACTCTCTTTGTGGGGTTAATGTTATCTCTACATCTTCTCAAACATCTATCGAGATGATTAATGGCAGTGTCACAAGAAGCAATATATTAAGCTATAAGTTTATTCCTCAAAAAAGTTGTGTGATTGAACCAATGGAAGTAGATATAGATGGAAAAATACAAAAAAGTAATAAAGTTGAGGTTAATGTAAGAAAAATTCTAGCTAACAAAGATGCCGATTTTATTTTAATTTTAGAGAGTTCAAAAAAAGAAGTTTTTGTTGGTGAAGCTTTTGAAGTTAGTTTACTGTTAAAACAAAAAAAAGATGCTGAGGCTATTGATAGTAAATTTACACCTCCTAAGTTAAAAGGTTTTTGGATAAAAAGTGAATCACAACCTACAAGAAGCCAAGGTAAAAAATATTCAATAACAAAAATAACATATAAAATAGCAGCACAAAGAGACGGGCAGTTAAAAATAACTTCAGCACAGATGCGAATAGCTTCTAGATCTCATACACGTGATAGTTGGGGATCATGGATACCAAAAATAAAGTGGAAAACCTACTTCTCAAATGAGTTAAATATATATGTGAAAAAGTTACCAAGCGGAGCTAGTTTAGTAGGAGATTTCAGTATTAGTGCTAGTGTTGATAAAACTGAGATTAATTCAAATGAAGCAATAAACCTTAGTCTTAAAGTAGAAGGAAATGGCAATTTAGAAGATATAAAAAGTTTTAAGCCATACATAGACGAGATAAATATATTTGATGAAAAAATAGTTATTAAAGATAATGTTTTAACTCAAGAAATAGTTTTTGTTGGAGAAAATAATTTTATAATTAAACCTTTTACCCTGAAATTTTTTAATCCTCAAACAAAGCAAATACAAACTATTTCAACTCAAGCTATAAATATAAAGGTAAAAAATTCTAAAATAAAAGAAAAACTTACTATAAAAAAAGAAGAGGTAAAAGAAAAAGTTATAAAAATAAATAAAAAAGCTATATCAGACTATTGGTTTATCCTTATTTTTGTAGTAGGTATGGCATCTGGTGCTTTAATAATGTTGTTAAAATCATATAAATTTAAACAAAAAAAACAGGTAGTATCTGTAAAAGAGCCAAAAATACTTTTAGTAAAATTTCTTCCATTTAAAAATAATGAAGATGTTAAAAATATGATGGATATTTTAGAAAAAAATATTTATGAAGATGCTAAAATAGAAGTAGATAAAAAACTATTAAAAGAGTTAATTAAAAGGTACGATATTTCCTAG
- a CDS encoding VWA domain-containing protein produces MFDGLYFEFPFLLLIILIFMICAKYCKMKLPSLYFPHTKDFVNSSVSASKLLFFLKWLGVVMLVVALMSPVKDEPYELEPKDGYEIALILDASHSMGIKGFDVVNPNLSRFDVVIDIVSKFIKARQNDNIGLVVFGSYSFIASPLTYDANILNKILSQLYIGMAEKYTALYTSLAQGVNLLKMSESKSKVAILLTDGDSTPSIDKIPLDVALEMAIKEGIKVYPIGIGMPHEYNREVLLNIAEKTGGKAFGASSAMELEEVYAMIDKLEKSKIQAQTFSYIKYYYTYPLFLSLLSLMLYVYLRNKRGSV; encoded by the coding sequence ATGTTTGATGGACTTTACTTTGAGTTTCCTTTTCTTCTTCTAATAATTTTAATCTTTATGATTTGTGCAAAATATTGCAAGATGAAATTGCCATCACTATATTTTCCTCATACAAAAGATTTTGTGAACTCTAGTGTATCAGCATCTAAGCTTTTATTCTTTTTAAAATGGCTTGGAGTAGTTATGTTAGTTGTAGCTTTGATGTCACCTGTAAAAGATGAGCCTTATGAGTTAGAACCAAAAGATGGTTATGAAATAGCACTTATTTTAGATGCATCCCACTCTATGGGAATTAAAGGTTTTGATGTAGTTAATCCGAATCTATCAAGATTTGATGTTGTTATAGATATAGTTAGTAAGTTCATTAAAGCAAGACAAAATGACAACATAGGTTTGGTTGTTTTTGGATCATACTCTTTTATAGCATCTCCTCTAACTTATGATGCTAATATTTTAAATAAAATTCTTTCTCAACTCTATATTGGAATGGCAGAAAAATATACAGCACTTTACACTTCTTTAGCTCAAGGTGTAAACCTTTTAAAGATGAGTGAGTCTAAAAGTAAGGTAGCTATTTTACTCACTGATGGAGACTCAACACCAAGCATAGATAAAATTCCACTTGATGTAGCGCTAGAAATGGCAATAAAAGAGGGGATCAAAGTTTACCCTATTGGAATAGGTATGCCGCATGAATATAATAGGGAAGTTTTACTGAATATTGCTGAAAAAACTGGTGGAAAAGCATTTGGAGCATCTAGTGCGATGGAGCTAGAAGAAGTATATGCCATGATAGATAAGCTTGAAAAGTCAAAAATTCAAGCTCAAACTTTTTCATATATTAAATATTACTACACATATCCTTTATTTTTATCTTTATTATCTTTGATGCTTTATGTATATTTGAGAAATAAAAGAGGGAGTGTTTAA
- a CDS encoding prephenate dehydrogenase, translating to MNIAIVGLGLMGGSLALSLKKLNFIDEVVGSDHNKKHQKEAIKLGLVSKIISIEDTKNYDVIFLAIPVDGVISVLHNLKDVDENLTIIDLGSTKSKIISSIPSSIRKNFVGAHPMTGTEYFGPSAAVDGLYQDQVVVLCDLEKSGEHQQQVSKKIFKSLGMKKYFMKASEHDRHAAIISHMPHAISYSIANTIMKQEKKDNILALAAGGFRSMSRLAKSSPNMWEDIFRQNKNDLLEAITLFQTELTGLKKAIENDEWEKVHQEMEYANKLHDILD from the coding sequence ATGAATATAGCAATTGTTGGACTTGGACTTATGGGTGGCTCACTTGCTTTGAGTCTGAAAAAATTAAACTTTATAGATGAAGTTGTAGGTAGTGACCACAATAAAAAACACCAAAAAGAGGCTATAAAATTAGGTCTTGTTAGTAAAATCATCAGCATTGAAGATACAAAGAATTATGATGTTATCTTTTTAGCGATACCTGTTGATGGTGTTATTTCTGTACTTCACAACTTAAAAGATGTTGATGAAAATCTTACTATCATAGACTTAGGTAGTACAAAATCTAAAATAATTTCTTCTATTCCATCTTCCATACGAAAAAACTTTGTTGGTGCACACCCAATGACAGGAACAGAATACTTTGGACCTTCAGCAGCTGTTGATGGACTATATCAGGATCAAGTTGTTGTTCTATGTGATTTAGAAAAAAGTGGAGAGCATCAACAACAGGTAAGTAAAAAAATCTTTAAATCTCTTGGCATGAAAAAATACTTTATGAAAGCTAGTGAACATGACCGTCATGCCGCTATTATCTCACATATGCCTCATGCTATTTCTTACTCAATTGCAAATACTATTATGAAACAAGAAAAGAAAGATAACATCTTAGCTCTTGCAGCTGGTGGATTTCGTTCAATGAGTCGCTTAGCAAAGAGTTCACCAAATATGTGGGAAGATATATTTAGACAAAATAAAAACGATTTACTTGAAGCAATTACTCTTTTTCAGACAGAATTAACAGGTCTTAAAAAAGCAATTGAAAATGATGAATGGGAAAAAGTTCATCAAGAGATGGAATATGCTAATAAACTTCATGATATCTTAGACTAG
- a CDS encoding VWA domain-containing protein, with protein MSFLHPEFLYYMLPPLFILFFILLRQKESEAHFFSKEVMDKLRVSANTLSIRARNALFFLMGFFIIIALAQPVIDDGKVLVKAKSSDIMIAFDISDSMLAEDVYPNRLNLAKQKALTLLKYSTNQRVGLMAFAKNSYLVSPLSFDTKAVSFLLTQLDTTSITEKGTDFFSILETFALSSKSKMQKYLLILSDGGDADDFSDEISFAKENNIVVFVLAIGTSKGAPIKLRDGTFIKHNGDILVSRLNENIADLAVKTGGVYIANTTSNRDIMTMLKEIKSISSTKELKSEEIHKYIPLFYYPLAMSLLLLLIATSSIGRKINNSSASGLALLFFMLASIDARAGLMDFMQLRDAKKAYEKGDYKKSASIYEEYANKSQDPHSYFNAGNAFYKQKKYKEAVKLYEKVIFQKDKYKAMKFANLGNAHAKQGKQDNLEKAKKYYEQSLKLVEDDNIKKNLEEVKKRIKKKKEEAQEGGDKEGKKEDKDGNEKMNKKDKNGDKDSKEKDKNKKDEDSSKSKDSKDKKQKSDDMKNKEEKDSQKEQNDKAKQEEREKQKLDKLEKDKDKKDDKSSGKAQNTSKSKMSDAEEAKWLNEINLQKNTYMYKLNKEKPNEARDNEKPW; from the coding sequence ATGAGTTTTTTACATCCTGAATTTTTATACTATATGTTGCCACCTCTTTTTATTTTATTTTTTATTTTACTTAGACAAAAGGAGAGCGAGGCTCATTTTTTTAGTAAAGAAGTTATGGATAAGCTTAGAGTTAGTGCAAATACTTTAAGCATCCGTGCAAGAAACGCACTCTTTTTTCTTATGGGATTTTTTATCATCATCGCTTTAGCACAACCAGTAATAGATGATGGTAAGGTTCTAGTAAAAGCTAAAAGTTCAGATATTATGATTGCTTTTGATATTTCAGACTCTATGCTTGCTGAGGATGTTTATCCAAATCGTTTAAATTTAGCAAAACAAAAAGCATTGACACTACTAAAATATTCTACAAATCAAAGAGTTGGTTTAATGGCATTTGCAAAAAATTCTTACCTAGTCTCTCCTCTTAGTTTTGATACAAAAGCAGTTTCTTTTTTACTAACTCAACTAGACACGACTTCCATAACAGAAAAAGGAACAGACTTTTTTTCCATCTTAGAAACTTTTGCATTATCATCAAAAAGTAAAATGCAAAAGTATCTTTTAATTTTAAGTGATGGTGGAGATGCAGATGATTTTTCAGATGAAATATCATTTGCAAAGGAAAATAATATTGTTGTTTTTGTTTTGGCAATAGGCACAAGTAAAGGTGCACCTATAAAACTTCGAGATGGAACTTTCATAAAACATAATGGAGATATTTTAGTATCAAGATTAAATGAAAATATAGCAGATTTAGCTGTTAAAACTGGTGGTGTATATATAGCTAATACAACTTCAAACAGAGATATTATGACAATGCTAAAAGAGATAAAAAGTATAAGCAGTACAAAAGAGTTAAAAAGTGAAGAGATTCATAAATATATACCTCTTTTTTATTATCCTTTGGCTATGTCACTTTTACTATTGCTAATTGCGACTAGTTCAATAGGTAGAAAAATAAATAACTCATCTGCTAGTGGATTGGCACTTCTTTTCTTTATGTTAGCATCTATAGATGCTAGGGCAGGGTTGATGGATTTTATGCAACTTAGAGATGCTAAAAAAGCTTATGAAAAGGGTGATTATAAAAAGTCAGCATCTATTTATGAGGAGTATGCGAATAAATCGCAAGACCCACATAGTTATTTTAATGCAGGTAATGCTTTTTATAAACAAAAAAAATATAAAGAAGCTGTAAAGTTGTATGAAAAAGTAATATTTCAAAAAGATAAATATAAAGCTATGAAGTTTGCTAATTTAGGTAATGCACATGCTAAGCAAGGAAAACAAGATAATTTAGAAAAAGCAAAAAAATATTATGAACAATCTTTAAAATTAGTAGAGGATGATAATATTAAAAAAAATTTGGAAGAAGTAAAAAAAAGAATAAAAAAGAAAAAAGAAGAAGCACAAGAAGGCGGAGATAAAGAAGGTAAAAAAGAAGATAAAGATGGTAATGAAAAGATGAATAAAAAAGATAAGAATGGAGATAAAGACTCAAAAGAAAAAGATAAAAATAAAAAAGATGAAGATAGCTCTAAATCAAAAGACTCAAAAGATAAAAAACAAAAATCTGATGATATGAAGAATAAAGAGGAAAAAGATTCTCAAAAAGAACAAAATGATAAAGCGAAACAAGAAGAACGAGAGAAACAAAAACTTGATAAGTTAGAAAAAGATAAAGATAAAAAAGATGATAAGTCATCAGGTAAAGCTCAAAATACTTCAAAATCAAAAATGAGTGATGCAGAAGAGGCAAAATGGTTAAACGAGATTAATCTGCAAAAAAATACTTACATGTATAAACTAAATAAAGAAAAACCTAATGAGGCAAGAGATAATGAAAAACCTTGGTAA
- the bamA gene encoding outer membrane protein assembly factor BamA, with amino-acid sequence MRNFLAILLILLSINLSAITIKSISYEGMVHISKPVALRMLDFEVNDNINEKILDKAIKKYFKQGYFTDIWIEFNAGNLTFHFKEKAIISKVELEGWKENDKDILDSVIQIKKGSLYDKKKLLAAKKRIIEAISQDGKIDSVVEIKEEHLDNGSIKIIFIANEGEEIIIENLEYSGVKNLDVDIFDEVIANKEHQFMGWLWGRNSGDMKLSDLAYDPLRIRDMYMQHGYLDATVDEPFVRVNFDHYTAQMSYQIEEGEVYTISKISLHQVDEVVDDKKIREIIELEKGEPFNIKTFRDDAQKIKTLIADLSYAFVQVTPDLRKNKKDQTVEVIFKITPGDKVKIRNVVISGNTRTLDRIVRRELYLGPGDMYSLTDLKDSRNSLGRLGYFEGNTIEEQRIDNSTMDLVVKLKEAPTGNIQIGGGYGSYGGLLVTLAVNDRNIWGSGINMGVKIERSGKTNNYSYNISNSRLNDSDFSGNFSVYMSDIEYNDYDVSTLGTGVGVGHRFSRSISGYMGYNYSKNDYTLHDVLSVDENNNTVNYYFESYAKSAITISANFDNTDDYYLPREGFAFKQSFEKSGLGGDANFFKSRTTFGKYNGLEDYIGFDAIFRYKARFYFAADTGYLPIAERFYMGGLGSVRGYESYSISPRIKESDGKDRLIGGTQTFSNNFELSLPLVPKAKMRLVAFFDWGLIGGESLSEFSRGGYGLGLEWFSPVGPVQLMFARPLNVQPGDRTSSFEFTMGQRF; translated from the coding sequence ATGAGAAATTTTTTAGCAATTTTGCTAATACTATTAAGTATCAATTTATCTGCAATAACAATTAAATCAATAAGTTATGAGGGCATGGTACACATATCAAAGCCTGTTGCATTAAGAATGTTAGATTTTGAAGTCAATGACAACATTAATGAAAAGATTTTAGATAAAGCAATAAAAAAGTATTTTAAACAGGGATATTTTACTGATATTTGGATTGAGTTTAATGCTGGAAATTTAACTTTTCATTTTAAAGAAAAAGCTATTATCTCTAAAGTTGAGTTAGAGGGTTGGAAAGAAAACGATAAAGATATCTTAGATAGTGTTATCCAAATAAAAAAAGGTTCACTCTATGATAAAAAGAAGCTACTTGCTGCAAAAAAAAGAATTATAGAAGCAATCTCTCAAGATGGAAAGATTGATAGTGTTGTAGAGATAAAAGAAGAACACCTTGATAATGGAAGTATAAAAATCATATTTATCGCAAATGAAGGTGAAGAAATAATTATTGAAAATCTTGAGTATAGCGGTGTTAAAAATTTAGATGTAGATATATTTGATGAAGTCATAGCAAATAAAGAACATCAATTTATGGGTTGGCTTTGGGGGCGAAATAGTGGAGATATGAAACTTTCTGATTTAGCATATGACCCTCTTAGAATTCGTGATATGTATATGCAACATGGATATTTAGATGCTACTGTTGATGAGCCTTTTGTTAGGGTAAATTTTGATCACTACACAGCTCAAATGAGTTATCAAATAGAAGAAGGGGAAGTTTATACCATAAGTAAAATTTCTTTGCACCAAGTAGATGAAGTTGTAGATGATAAAAAAATACGAGAAATTATTGAGTTAGAAAAAGGTGAACCTTTTAATATAAAAACATTTCGTGATGATGCACAAAAAATCAAAACTCTTATAGCAGATTTAAGTTATGCCTTTGTTCAAGTAACACCAGATTTAAGAAAAAATAAAAAAGACCAAACCGTCGAAGTTATTTTTAAAATTACACCTGGTGATAAAGTAAAAATAAGAAATGTAGTAATCTCTGGAAATACAAGAACACTAGATAGAATTGTAAGAAGAGAGTTATATTTAGGTCCAGGAGATATGTATTCTCTTACTGATTTAAAAGATTCAAGAAATTCTCTTGGTAGACTTGGTTATTTTGAAGGCAACACAATAGAAGAACAAAGAATAGACAACTCTACTATGGACTTAGTTGTTAAGTTAAAAGAAGCACCAACTGGTAATATTCAAATCGGTGGTGGATATGGAAGTTATGGGGGTCTTTTAGTTACTTTAGCTGTAAATGATAGAAATATTTGGGGTTCAGGTATAAACATGGGTGTTAAAATAGAACGCTCTGGGAAGACAAACAACTACTCTTATAATATTTCAAATTCAAGATTAAATGATAGTGACTTTAGTGGTAATTTTTCTGTTTATATGTCAGATATCGAGTATAATGATTATGATGTAAGTACTTTAGGTACTGGGGTTGGAGTTGGACATAGATTTTCTAGAAGTATTAGTGGATATATGGGATATAATTACTCAAAGAATGACTATACTTTACATGATGTACTTAGTGTTGATGAAAACAATAACACAGTGAATTATTATTTTGAGAGTTACGCAAAGAGTGCTATTACTATTAGTGCTAATTTTGATAATACAGATGATTATTATTTACCAAGAGAGGGTTTTGCTTTTAAACAAAGTTTTGAAAAATCTGGTCTTGGCGGAGATGCGAACTTTTTTAAATCTAGAACAACTTTTGGAAAATATAATGGCCTTGAAGATTATATAGGCTTTGATGCTATTTTTAGATACAAGGCTAGGTTTTACTTTGCTGCAGATACAGGTTATCTTCCAATTGCTGAGAGATTTTATATGGGTGGTCTTGGGAGTGTAAGAGGTTATGAATCTTACTCTATCTCTCCGAGAATAAAAGAGAGTGATGGTAAAGATAGACTAATCGGTGGTACTCAAACCTTTTCAAATAACTTTGAACTTTCTTTACCACTTGTTCCAAAAGCTAAGATGCGATTAGTTGCTTTTTTTGACTGGGGGTTAATTGGAGGTGAGTCTTTAAGTGAATTTTCTCGCGGTGGTTATGGACTAGGATTAGAGTGGTTCTCTCCGGTTGGACCAGTTCAACTTATGTTTGCAAGACCACTTAATGTACAACCAGGAGATAGAACTTCTTCATTTGAATTTACAATGGGACAGAGATTTTAA